The Methanomicrobia archaeon genome segment GCCGTTAGCTGGATGGCACCGTATTTGCCGCCGCCACCGGGTAGTATCCGTATTTTCCCGCCTCTAAACGCGCGTATCGCTTCTACCACACGCTCCAGCGCGGTCGCGTTGAACTCGAAATGCGCGCCCTCAATGGAATCGAGCGGCGTGTCGATCAACACGGTGACTTCGGTGCCGAATTCCGCCAAGAGCGATTCCCAGATCTGCTGTACCGTTTTTGAACTCGGTGATTTCTGTACTGCTAACCCGACCACTTCAGCCAGCGGTATCAGATGCAGATACGGCGGACGATGCTCTGGATGCGTGCCATCGCAATTTGCAAGCTCGTTCACTCGGTCCCGCACCCCTTTCTTTATCAGACCGCCGCAATCGCATCGCCATCGTCTCGCAATGGCCTCGGCAAGCGAATAATGTGTATAGCAGCGGATACACGCGCTTTCGTTGTACTTGCCCTCCTGCGGTGGGAATCCGACGTTAAGCACGGATTTCCGTCCTCTTTCGCGTTGTATCGCCGCTTTCAACTCTAAAAAGCTCAGGTCCTCCATCTGGAATCGGTTAAACTCCCTCGCCAATCGGATCGGGTACGGCGAATGCGCATCCGAGTTCGTCAAGAACGTAAGATCGCGCAGCTCCTCTATGCGATCGGCATACGAAGAATCCGCGCTCAGCCCCAGCTCCACGAAGGAGAGATAGCCCGCCATATCGCTGTAGCAGTCCGTGAGCGAATCATGATACGCGTACAACGCGGTCCAGGGCGTGAAGGCATGACAGGGCCCTATAAGCGCTCCTGCATCACGTGCATGCTCTGCTATCTCCGCTCCGCTCAGTCGCAGCGACGGTCTGCCGTCAGAATCGATATCCGGCGAATACGGTCTAAACGATTCGTACAACTCCTCTGCCTTCGAGATCGCAGGCACGATGAGCAGATGGTGCACCCGCCTCAAATCCTCCACCTCCACGGTAAGCACGAACGCCGTAGTTACGGCCCCGCCGGTTTCGTCCACGGTGCCTGCGGGTTTAAAGAAAAAGACGCCGTCCTGCTCCTCAAGCTCCTGCACTTCCTGTAACCATTTCGGATGCAAGCAGTCGCCCGTACCGAGGAGCTGTATCCCTTTCCGCCGCGCTTCGGCAGCAAGAGTCGGCAAATCCATTCGGGGCGAAGTAGCAGCCGAGAAACGGGAATGGATATGTAAATCAGCGTTAATATTCATGTTCGTTCAATAGCGGGGGATGGATTCGAACCACCGATCTCCGGGTTATGAGCCCGACGGGATCTCCTAACTACCCTACCCCGCTCATGTAGGCGCTCTTGTTATAAGAAAAGAGGAGTTATAAATATAAATTTGCAATATCAGAAATTCGAGCATCAGGCGAACTCAAGAATGTTGCCAGTGTAAGCAAGGTTTTTATACCCCTAGTTTATATGAGGTTTCATGATGAAAATGGAAGATACGTTAGTGAAGGACGCGCATGTGCTTCTGCATCCTATACGGTTCAGGATTGTGGAGCTGCTGGCGGAGAAGCCACTACACATAAACGGGATAAGCAAGGCGATGGGCGAAGAAAGACGACTTGTTTCTTACCATCTGCTGACGCTGGAGGAGTATGGATTTGTGAACAGCAGGTACGAGATATCGGAAGCGCCGAAGTCGAAGGGGAAAGCGATACGG includes the following:
- a CDS encoding winged helix-turn-helix transcriptional regulator, with product MMKMEDTLVKDAHVLLHPIRFRIVELLAEKPLHINGISKAMGEERRLVSYHLLTLEEYGFVNSRYEISEAPKSKGKAIRKYWVTDKVDQVISEIKKI
- a CDS encoding TIGR00375 family protein, whose translation is MNINADLHIHSRFSAATSPRMDLPTLAAEARRKGIQLLGTGDCLHPKWLQEVQELEEQDGVFFFKPAGTVDETGGAVTTAFVLTVEVEDLRRVHHLLIVPAISKAEELYESFRPYSPDIDSDGRPSLRLSGAEIAEHARDAGALIGPCHAFTPWTALYAYHDSLTDCYSDMAGYLSFVELGLSADSSYADRIEELRDLTFLTNSDAHSPYPIRLAREFNRFQMEDLSFLELKAAIQRERGRKSVLNVGFPPQEGKYNESACIRCYTHYSLAEAIARRWRCDCGGLIKKGVRDRVNELANCDGTHPEHRPPYLHLIPLAEVVGLAVQKSPSSKTVQQIWESLLAEFGTEVTVLIDTPLDSIEGAHFEFNATALERVVEAIRAFRGGKIRILPGGGGKYGAIQLTADTGVDTRERGDGSELEQEREYGRKKQLSLLDF